The Acetomicrobium flavidum genome window below encodes:
- a CDS encoding NAD-binding protein, translating into MRTVVVGGGSVGFSVAKNLVEQGHDVIVIEQDEDRAARIDEMLDVMVVTGNGARPQVLAQAGVHQGGDVNLLIACTDRDEVNILSCWIAKKAGVKHVISRARSLEFTDSRIWADALGIDEMISPERSVAGVIEDMLSMRSVIVSDELWNGIACLYAMKVKKGALLEGRPLKEVKDLRPDVDALIVYIDRQGEGGFIPRGNTVLKEGDLCYVVTLKKNAHLLERLFGIEDSFRLRRIMIAGGVKLAFK; encoded by the coding sequence TTGCGGACCGTTGTGGTGGGCGGAGGCAGTGTCGGTTTTTCAGTGGCAAAGAATTTAGTCGAACAGGGACACGACGTCATAGTGATAGAACAGGACGAGGATCGTGCCGCAAGGATCGACGAGATGCTTGACGTCATGGTAGTAACCGGCAACGGAGCAAGACCACAGGTGTTGGCACAAGCCGGGGTTCACCAAGGCGGAGACGTGAATTTGCTAATAGCCTGCACAGATAGGGACGAGGTCAATATCCTATCTTGTTGGATCGCCAAAAAGGCCGGAGTAAAACATGTTATATCCAGGGCTCGGAGCTTAGAGTTCACCGACAGCCGCATTTGGGCTGATGCACTAGGCATCGATGAGATGATATCGCCGGAAAGGTCAGTTGCGGGGGTCATCGAAGATATGTTGTCGATGCGCTCGGTCATTGTTTCTGACGAACTGTGGAACGGCATTGCATGCCTCTATGCAATGAAGGTAAAAAAGGGCGCCCTCCTTGAGGGCCGTCCCTTGAAGGAGGTAAAAGATCTGCGTCCCGACGTGGATGCACTTATCGTATACATAGATCGTCAAGGAGAGGGAGGATTTATCCCCCGCGGCAACACTGTACTAAAGGAAGGAGACCTGTGCTACGTAGTTACCTTGAAGAAAAATGCCCATTTACTCGAAAGGCTTTTTGGCATTGAAGATTCTTTCAGGTTGAGGCGCATTATGATCGCTGGGGGGGTAAAATTGGCTTTCAAATAG
- a CDS encoding NAD-binding protein: MRLIDLDPEKCERLSKELSKTLILQGDIVDEDVLLSEGIDETDGFVATTANDELNILAAILAKDLGAKRSIAIVRNDTYRKLEGRLLLDAMVNPHEALVGAIMRYVTLRTKGAIMSTIKQLNAEMVDLIIPEDAYVVGKKIMDLHISPMAIVVLVQRGEDIFVPNGMTALKQGDRVLLYLKAPNDERILHMFIKQEKD, translated from the coding sequence GTGAGGTTAATAGATCTTGACCCGGAAAAATGCGAGCGCCTGTCCAAGGAATTGAGCAAAACCTTGATCCTGCAAGGAGACATAGTCGATGAAGACGTGTTGCTAAGCGAAGGCATCGACGAGACTGACGGATTTGTAGCAACGACGGCCAATGACGAGCTTAACATATTGGCAGCCATATTAGCAAAGGATCTTGGAGCAAAAAGGTCCATCGCGATCGTAAGAAACGATACTTACAGAAAACTTGAGGGCAGGCTTTTACTTGATGCGATGGTAAACCCCCACGAGGCATTAGTAGGTGCGATAATGCGCTATGTTACTTTGCGTACAAAGGGAGCAATCATGTCCACTATAAAGCAGTTAAATGCAGAGATGGTTGACTTGATCATACCCGAAGACGCCTATGTGGTTGGAAAGAAAATAATGGACCTGCATATATCTCCTATGGCCATAGTCGTGTTGGTCCAACGTGGCGAGGATATATTCGTTCCAAACGGCATGACCGCGTTAAAACAGGGCGACAGGGTCTTGCTTTACTTAAAAGCTCCAAATGACGAACGAATTTTGCACATGTTCATAAAACAAGAAAAGGATTAA
- a CDS encoding TrkH family potassium uptake protein — MRFKIILRVLGLIVEVVSFFMLWPLVWAVLDRSHDVGAIFTSMIIGIALGVVLLLYGGNNASEDMRPKEALVTVGLSWLVVSAIGALPFWLSGSAPSFTDAFFESVSGFTTTGASILTNIEANPRGILFWRSLTHWLGGMGIIVLGLAILPFLGVGGRQLFHAEVPGPVPEKLTPRIHHTALLLWGVYVFLTILETLFLYFGGLSIFDALTHTFGTVATGGFSPLNGSVGQYNSVYVDVVITVFMFISGANFALHYRMLKKDFTAWWKDEEFRFYLYIVLGSIATISLVLLKDHIYSSISDALRYVSFQVVSIMTTTGFVTADFEQWPAYAQLLLILLMLIGGCAGSTGGGMKVVRLLILLKHLSIELKTMLHPRAHYAMRLNNNTVEKEIALSISAFFVLYFAVFVVSFLLLSLMGMDFISSVAAVAATLGNVGPGLGAVGPMDNYSALAAPAKWILSFCMLFGRLELYPMIALFLPDSWKR, encoded by the coding sequence ATGAGGTTTAAGATCATACTAAGGGTTCTCGGTCTCATAGTTGAGGTCGTGTCTTTTTTCATGCTGTGGCCGCTCGTATGGGCTGTATTAGACAGGTCGCATGACGTCGGGGCGATATTTACTTCTATGATAATAGGAATTGCCCTGGGCGTGGTTTTGCTTTTATATGGGGGCAACAACGCTTCCGAAGACATGAGGCCAAAGGAAGCACTGGTAACGGTTGGGCTATCGTGGTTGGTCGTTTCCGCCATAGGCGCCTTGCCTTTTTGGCTTTCGGGATCAGCGCCTTCTTTTACGGATGCTTTCTTTGAGTCCGTTTCCGGTTTCACTACGACCGGAGCATCAATCCTGACAAACATAGAGGCAAACCCCAGAGGAATTCTTTTTTGGAGAAGCTTAACTCACTGGTTGGGCGGCATGGGCATTATAGTGCTTGGCTTAGCCATACTCCCATTCTTAGGAGTGGGCGGACGCCAGCTATTTCATGCGGAAGTTCCCGGCCCTGTGCCTGAAAAATTAACCCCGAGGATTCATCATACGGCCCTTCTTTTATGGGGGGTTTATGTATTTTTAACCATCTTGGAAACTTTGTTTTTGTACTTCGGCGGTCTATCCATTTTTGATGCGCTTACCCATACATTTGGAACAGTGGCAACGGGCGGATTTTCTCCCTTAAATGGCAGCGTCGGACAATACAATTCGGTTTATGTGGATGTCGTGATCACCGTATTTATGTTCATATCGGGTGCAAACTTTGCATTGCATTACAGAATGTTAAAGAAAGATTTCACTGCCTGGTGGAAGGATGAGGAGTTCAGATTTTATCTTTACATCGTCTTAGGATCAATTGCTACGATCTCTCTTGTGTTGCTTAAGGACCACATCTATAGCAGCATCAGCGATGCCCTCCGCTACGTCTCATTTCAGGTCGTCAGCATCATGACCACTACAGGATTTGTAACGGCGGATTTTGAACAATGGCCGGCTTACGCTCAACTTCTGCTCATCCTTTTGATGCTCATAGGCGGCTGTGCAGGCTCTACGGGCGGCGGCATGAAGGTAGTGAGGCTTTTAATTTTGCTTAAGCATCTTAGCATCGAACTTAAGACAATGCTTCACCCGCGCGCCCATTATGCCATGAGGCTCAACAACAATACGGTAGAAAAAGAAATAGCCCTCTCCATTTCGGCGTTCTTCGTGCTTTACTTCGCTGTCTTTGTCGTATCGTTTCTGTTGTTATCGCTCATGGGAATGGACTTTATATCGTCAGTTGCGGCTGTGGCTGCAACGTTGGGAAACGTTGGCCCGGGATTGGGCGCAGTCGGTCCCATGGATAATTATTCTGCCCTTGCTGCACCTGCTAAATGGATATTGTCCTTCTGCATGCTCTTTGGACGTCTTGAACTATATCCAATGATAGCCCTATTTTTGCCCGATTCATGGAAGAGATAA
- a CDS encoding DMT family transporter, giving the protein MLELKSKKAVLLADAALFVAAMFWGSGFGITNWLLKFMSPLWLLSVRFMLSAGILALIFRSRLPLLSRRDVFLGFLLGSLLASTFIAHIFGLLFTTPGKQSFIAGSNVVMVPFIYALIYRKMPSLIATAGAFLTTAGLLIMAFTPGMSFNFGDYLSLLLAFGCALHVLFVGNLSRKMDPIALTVVQIASASLILTVLALFLEPLPPFGEVPSKAWLGILYVAVFVTVIPFLIQTVAQRYSPEIHAAVLLSLESPSGYMFAYLIGEELINFQVILGGMVVFAGVVLTELEAFLTKKFHHSSHEDAMTLCDINGSRDR; this is encoded by the coding sequence ATGCTCGAGCTTAAAAGCAAGAAGGCAGTACTTTTAGCGGATGCGGCACTATTCGTGGCGGCCATGTTTTGGGGGTCCGGCTTTGGGATAACCAACTGGCTGCTCAAGTTCATGTCGCCCCTATGGTTGCTGTCCGTAAGGTTTATGTTGAGCGCCGGGATTTTGGCCTTGATATTCAGGTCAAGGCTTCCCCTTCTAAGCCGCAGAGATGTCTTTTTGGGATTCTTGCTCGGAAGCCTTTTGGCTTCAACTTTTATAGCCCATATATTTGGCCTTCTTTTCACCACGCCGGGCAAGCAATCCTTCATTGCAGGAAGCAACGTTGTGATGGTGCCTTTTATATATGCCCTTATCTACAGAAAAATGCCTTCTTTGATAGCTACAGCCGGGGCTTTCTTGACCACCGCAGGCCTTTTGATCATGGCATTCACTCCCGGAATGAGCTTCAACTTTGGCGACTATCTTTCTCTTTTGCTGGCCTTTGGATGTGCCTTGCACGTGCTATTCGTTGGCAACCTAAGCAGAAAAATGGACCCCATAGCGCTAACCGTGGTGCAGATAGCTTCAGCAAGTTTAATCCTGACTGTTCTGGCATTATTCTTGGAGCCCCTACCTCCCTTCGGAGAAGTGCCATCCAAAGCCTGGCTTGGCATTCTCTACGTGGCCGTCTTCGTAACGGTCATTCCTTTTCTGATCCAGACCGTCGCCCAACGTTACAGCCCCGAGATCCACGCTGCCGTACTTCTTTCCCTGGAAAGCCCCTCCGGTTACATGTTTGCTTACCTGATAGGCGAAGAATTGATCAACTTTCAAGTCATCCTTGGCGGAATGGTAGTGTTTGCAGGTGTCGTACTTACGGAACTTGAGGCGTTCCTGACGAAGAAATTTCATCATTCTTCACATGAAGACGCCATGACATTGTGTGACATTAACGGAAGTCGCGACAGGTAA